The following coding sequences lie in one Spirosoma sp. KUDC1026 genomic window:
- a CDS encoding glycosyltransferase family 4 protein: MTLLYLTFYFEPDLSAGSFRNTALVKELGHQLRAGDTIHVVTTQPNRYASFRQSAPEKEVYVTPTGCRVIIHRVKVPAHDSGFWGQIMAFWAYFWAAHQLAQWQTYSQVVASSSRLFTAFLGAKLARKQRAGLFLDVRDLFRETILELLKRKLGMLSGLRLGLAPLLWLVERYTFGYATHINLVSEGFQPYFTRYRRATYSYFTNGIDDEFMSQPITLPQTAPVKVLLYAGNIGDGQGLHTIIPAAASELGDDFRFVVIGAGSGLEKLKRSIERKGLTNVTCYPPVSRNELIAYYQRADYLFVHLNDLHAFRRVLPSKLFEYGATNKPIVAGVAGYAAQFVTEYLPNSILFAPGDVTSLVTQLRETPYLTTPRPAFKQLFGRRIIMQAMASCILSKGNPIHTQWLPELKFYKSAWS; the protein is encoded by the coding sequence ATGACATTACTTTATCTGACATTTTATTTCGAACCTGATCTGAGTGCCGGGTCGTTTCGGAATACTGCGCTGGTTAAAGAACTGGGTCATCAGTTACGGGCTGGCGATACGATTCATGTTGTGACAACACAGCCTAACCGCTACGCATCCTTCCGGCAGTCGGCGCCCGAAAAAGAGGTGTACGTAACGCCAACGGGCTGCCGGGTCATAATTCACCGGGTGAAAGTGCCAGCGCATGATAGTGGATTCTGGGGACAGATCATGGCTTTCTGGGCGTATTTCTGGGCGGCTCATCAACTGGCTCAGTGGCAAACTTATTCGCAGGTGGTTGCTTCATCGTCCCGCCTGTTTACGGCGTTTCTAGGCGCAAAACTGGCTCGCAAACAGCGGGCAGGTCTGTTTCTGGACGTTCGCGACCTGTTCCGGGAAACCATACTGGAACTTCTGAAGCGAAAACTCGGCATGCTGTCGGGCCTGCGTCTGGGACTGGCTCCGTTACTCTGGCTCGTTGAACGGTACACGTTCGGGTATGCAACTCATATCAACCTCGTATCGGAAGGATTTCAGCCTTATTTCACCCGATACCGGCGGGCTACGTATAGTTACTTTACCAATGGTATCGATGACGAATTTATGAGTCAGCCCATTACGCTCCCGCAGACAGCGCCGGTAAAAGTACTGCTCTACGCCGGTAATATTGGCGATGGACAGGGGCTGCATACCATCATTCCGGCGGCCGCCAGTGAACTGGGCGACGATTTCCGATTTGTCGTCATTGGGGCGGGGAGCGGCCTGGAAAAACTGAAGCGATCCATCGAACGAAAAGGGCTGACAAATGTGACGTGTTACCCACCGGTGAGCCGGAACGAGCTGATTGCCTATTACCAGCGGGCCGATTATCTGTTTGTTCACCTGAATGACCTGCACGCATTCAGGCGGGTGTTGCCGTCAAAACTATTTGAGTATGGCGCTACCAATAAACCTATTGTTGCTGGCGTCGCGGGATATGCTGCTCAGTTTGTCACCGAGTATCTGCCTAATAGCATTTTGTTTGCCCCCGGCGATGTTACGTCATTGGTCACGCAGTTGCGCGAAACACCTTACCTGACCACGCCCCGGCCCGCCTTTAAGCAACTGTTTGGCCGGCGAATTATCATGCAGGCGATGGCATCGTGTATTTTGAGCAAAGGAAATCCTATTCATACCCAGTGGTTACCTGAACTCAAATTTTACAAGTCCGCCTGGTCATGA
- a CDS encoding NAD-dependent epimerase/dehydratase family protein yields the protein MNIVLTGASGFLGHYILAELGRGHNITTLGRAVASHRHIHCDLAREEPKLSIQNPMCVIHAAGKAHSSPRTETERREYEQVNVLGTRRLLAALDRQAVLPKSFIYISSVLAYGRSAGWLLNEQTPCAPTDVYGKSKAQAEEIVRTWADQNEVCLTVLRLPLVAARQPNGNLGALARAIRQGYYVRLGDGAARRSMVRADDVAAILLRAAAVGGTYNLTDGYHPSVRELEDTLARQANRRIRLSISSGQARLLARLGDGINTVIGGRFPMNTTALTKLTSSLTFSDEAARQKLGWNPRPVLDLFV from the coding sequence ATGAATATTGTGCTGACGGGGGCTTCCGGTTTTCTGGGACACTATATTCTGGCCGAACTAGGCCGGGGGCATAATATAACGACGCTCGGACGGGCAGTCGCCAGCCATCGGCACATTCACTGCGACCTCGCCCGCGAAGAACCGAAGCTATCGATTCAGAATCCGATGTGCGTCATTCATGCTGCTGGGAAGGCACATTCTTCCCCACGAACAGAAACCGAACGCCGGGAGTACGAACAGGTAAACGTACTGGGAACTCGTCGATTATTGGCTGCGCTGGACCGGCAGGCTGTACTACCCAAGTCGTTTATTTATATCAGTTCTGTGCTGGCGTATGGCCGTTCTGCAGGATGGCTGCTCAATGAGCAAACGCCCTGTGCACCTACTGATGTCTACGGCAAAAGCAAAGCGCAAGCCGAAGAGATCGTCCGGACCTGGGCCGATCAGAATGAGGTATGTCTGACGGTTCTGCGGTTACCACTCGTAGCTGCCCGGCAACCCAATGGTAATCTGGGGGCGTTGGCCAGAGCAATCAGACAGGGGTACTACGTTCGGCTGGGCGACGGGGCTGCGCGTCGAAGCATGGTGCGGGCCGACGATGTAGCGGCTATTTTGTTACGGGCGGCTGCCGTCGGCGGCACGTATAATCTGACGGATGGGTACCATCCGAGCGTTCGCGAACTGGAAGATACACTGGCTCGTCAGGCCAACCGACGTATTCGGCTGTCAATTTCGTCAGGCCAAGCTCGTCTATTGGCGCGTCTGGGCGATGGCATCAATACCGTAATCGGTGGGCGTTTTCCCATGAATACAACTGCGCTTACCAAACTTACATCTTCACTTACGTTTTCCGACGAAGCAGCCCGGCAAAAACTCGGCTGGAATCCTCGCCCGGTCCTCGATCTGTTTGTATGA
- a CDS encoding thioredoxin family protein, whose protein sequence is MKKVFWVLTLLIAGLGTVPTDAARRTIDVNKAGDKKPTASAETGIKFTEASWKEILQKAKAEKKVIFFDAYASWCGPCKMMQKNVFTQKSVGDLYNSKFINVKMDMEKGEGPSLSAVYPLEAYPTLMFIDGNGRVLKKVIGGMSAEDLISLGKSIR, encoded by the coding sequence ATGAAAAAAGTGTTTTGGGTACTAACTCTTCTGATTGCCGGACTCGGCACTGTACCAACCGATGCCGCCCGACGGACGATTGACGTAAACAAAGCCGGTGATAAAAAGCCCACCGCCAGCGCCGAAACAGGAATCAAATTCACCGAAGCCTCCTGGAAGGAAATTCTGCAAAAAGCAAAAGCCGAGAAAAAGGTGATTTTCTTCGACGCTTATGCGAGCTGGTGCGGCCCCTGCAAAATGATGCAGAAAAATGTGTTTACACAGAAAAGCGTGGGCGACCTATACAACAGCAAGTTTATCAACGTAAAGATGGATATGGAAAAAGGGGAAGGACCAAGCCTGTCTGCGGTCTATCCTCTGGAAGCTTATCCCACGCTGATGTTTATCGACGGTAATGGTCGTGTGCTGAAGAAAGTAATTGGTGGGATGTCAGCTGAAGATCTGATTAGCCTCGGCAAGAGCATCCGGTAA
- the yihA gene encoding ribosome biogenesis GTP-binding protein YihA/YsxC, with translation MPVKQSEFFVSNSDPAKCPKPDRPEYAFIGRSNVGKSSLINMLTGRNSLAKISGKPGKTQLINHFIIDNDWYLVDLPGYGYAQVSKTDREKFAALIDGYLTGRPNLLCIFVLVDSRIEPQKIDLDFMENLGDRGLPFVIVFTKTEKLGPTKLQAAIDNYRARLLESWEEVPELFVTSAVTAVGREDILSFIRPLNEEFWQNEKAKRKY, from the coding sequence ATGCCCGTCAAACAATCCGAATTTTTCGTCAGCAACTCCGATCCTGCTAAATGCCCCAAGCCCGACCGGCCCGAATATGCGTTCATCGGCCGTTCGAATGTCGGTAAGTCTTCGCTGATTAACATGCTGACGGGACGAAACTCACTGGCCAAGATTTCGGGTAAACCGGGTAAAACCCAGCTTATTAATCACTTTATCATCGACAATGACTGGTATCTGGTTGATTTGCCGGGATATGGCTACGCGCAGGTTAGTAAAACTGACCGGGAAAAATTCGCGGCTCTGATCGATGGTTACCTGACCGGGCGGCCCAATCTGCTCTGTATTTTCGTACTGGTCGACTCGCGCATCGAACCGCAGAAAATTGATCTTGACTTCATGGAGAACCTGGGCGACCGGGGCCTTCCGTTCGTAATTGTGTTCACAAAAACCGAAAAACTCGGACCAACCAAGTTGCAGGCGGCAATAGACAACTACCGGGCCCGTCTGCTGGAGAGCTGGGAGGAGGTTCCAGAGCTATTTGTTACGTCGGCTGTTACGGCGGTGGGTCGTGAGGATATTCTGTCGTTTATCCGGCCACTGAATGAAGAGTTCTGGCAGAATGAAAAGGCTAAAAGGAAATATTAA
- a CDS encoding DUF5606 domain-containing protein: MEALKQIANVAGYSGLYRILKPGRAGVIVESLDDKKAKTMMGPTARVSVLNDISIYVDDNDEQSMPLSDVLLVINEKYGENLTADPKGSNEELAEFMTSVVPNYDRERVRPTDIKKLISWYNILRQYAPEVFEATTEEAPASAEETTETTEEETKA, encoded by the coding sequence ATGGAAGCATTAAAACAGATTGCCAACGTTGCCGGTTACAGCGGCTTATACCGGATTCTGAAACCAGGCCGGGCCGGTGTTATTGTGGAATCTCTGGACGATAAAAAAGCCAAGACCATGATGGGCCCAACGGCTCGTGTATCGGTCCTGAACGATATTTCAATCTACGTAGATGATAACGATGAGCAGTCGATGCCGCTGAGCGACGTCCTGCTGGTGATCAACGAAAAGTACGGCGAGAACCTGACGGCCGATCCGAAGGGCTCGAACGAGGAATTGGCTGAATTTATGACTTCGGTCGTGCCTAACTACGATCGGGAGCGGGTGCGGCCAACAGACATCAAAAAGCTGATCAGCTGGTACAACATCCTGCGTCAGTATGCGCCCGAAGTGTTTGAGGCTACGACGGAAGAAGCCCCAGCGTCGGCCGAAGAAACAACCGAAACGACGGAAGAAGAAACAAAAGCATAA
- the pyk gene encoding pyruvate kinase yields MSKKTKIVATVGPASETKEQLLALAKAGVNVFRLNFSHGTHEDHLMRLNRIREINEEHQLNLCILQDLQGPKIRIGNVENKDGVLIEAGNKLVFTNDDVLGTAERVSTPYKDMYKDVHPGERILMDDGKLEVKVIGTDGTDVITEVVYGGPMKSKKGVNLPNTKVSMPAVTEKDWADLEFGLEHDAEWIALSFVREASEILEIKDYIKSKGKKSRVIAKIEKPEAIQNIDAIIEATDGLMVARGDLGVELPAEEVPMIQKMLVEKCNRAAKPVIVATQMLESMIDAPRPTRAEINDIANSVIDGADAVMLSAETASGKYPILAVESMANTIKQVETSTNNIYFRYHAQVNEYPTENAINDNVVMSACRLARDTQAKAIIGITNSGYTAVRLSHHRPKADLYVFSNDAQLRNTLGLYWGVQVMPYEPNVEQTVDQTVEGIKQTLITQKKLASGDIFINTLSMPLTQSRRTNTVKLSTVD; encoded by the coding sequence ATGTCTAAGAAAACCAAGATCGTGGCCACCGTAGGCCCGGCTTCCGAAACAAAAGAACAATTGCTGGCACTAGCCAAAGCCGGGGTAAACGTTTTCCGGCTTAACTTTTCCCACGGCACTCACGAAGATCACCTGATGCGGCTGAACCGTATCCGGGAAATCAACGAAGAACACCAACTAAACCTTTGCATCCTTCAGGATCTGCAGGGGCCTAAAATCCGGATCGGTAACGTCGAGAACAAAGACGGTGTACTGATCGAAGCAGGGAATAAACTTGTCTTTACGAACGACGATGTTCTCGGTACGGCCGAACGGGTCAGTACGCCTTACAAGGATATGTACAAAGACGTTCACCCAGGCGAGCGCATTCTGATGGATGATGGCAAGCTGGAGGTGAAAGTAATCGGTACCGATGGCACCGACGTTATTACGGAAGTAGTATACGGCGGTCCGATGAAGTCGAAGAAAGGCGTTAATCTGCCTAATACGAAAGTGTCGATGCCAGCCGTGACCGAAAAAGACTGGGCTGACCTCGAATTTGGTCTGGAACACGATGCCGAATGGATTGCCCTGTCGTTTGTTCGCGAGGCTTCCGAAATCCTGGAAATTAAGGATTACATCAAATCGAAAGGCAAGAAGAGCCGGGTTATCGCTAAAATCGAAAAGCCCGAAGCGATTCAGAACATTGATGCGATCATTGAAGCCACCGACGGTCTGATGGTTGCCCGTGGTGACCTCGGCGTCGAATTACCGGCCGAAGAGGTGCCGATGATCCAGAAAATGCTGGTGGAAAAGTGTAACCGGGCGGCAAAACCGGTTATCGTAGCGACGCAGATGCTCGAGAGCATGATCGATGCGCCCCGCCCAACCCGCGCCGAAATCAACGATATCGCCAACTCGGTGATAGACGGAGCCGATGCCGTTATGCTCAGCGCCGAAACAGCTTCGGGTAAATACCCAATTCTGGCGGTAGAAAGCATGGCCAACACCATCAAGCAGGTGGAAACGTCGACCAACAATATCTATTTCCGCTACCACGCACAAGTAAACGAATATCCAACCGAAAACGCCATCAACGACAACGTCGTAATGAGTGCGTGCCGGTTAGCCCGCGATACCCAGGCGAAAGCCATCATCGGCATCACAAATTCGGGTTACACCGCTGTTCGTCTGTCGCACCACCGGCCCAAAGCGGATCTGTACGTTTTCTCGAATGACGCGCAACTCCGTAACACGCTGGGCCTGTATTGGGGCGTTCAGGTGATGCCGTACGAACCCAATGTGGAGCAGACCGTTGACCAGACGGTTGAAGGCATCAAGCAAACGCTGATTACGCAGAAAAAACTGGCGTCGGGTGATATCTTCATCAACACGCTCAGTATGCCACTGACCCAGTCGCGCCGTACCAATACGGTAAAACTGAGCACGGTAGATTAG
- a CDS encoding TetR/AcrR family transcriptional regulator, with protein sequence MGIVERKQRQRLEVRNSILQAAWEVVEQEGWSALSIRRIADAIEYSVPVIYSHFENKDAILLEFTKQGFTRLAEELQTARDAHKTPSAQLEAIAKAYWEFALKNREYYQLMFGLGIPACETVNRVAEVKQYSDVILSVIQKAVAESNQPEVDFFLKFHTYCSILHGLVSIQMVGKESTIDPVQELVLQDAIRGFIKALG encoded by the coding sequence ATGGGTATTGTAGAACGCAAACAACGGCAACGGCTGGAAGTCCGGAACAGCATTTTGCAGGCGGCCTGGGAGGTCGTTGAGCAGGAGGGCTGGTCGGCTCTGTCGATCCGTCGGATTGCGGATGCCATTGAATACAGCGTGCCGGTTATCTACAGCCATTTTGAAAATAAGGACGCCATCCTGCTGGAATTTACCAAGCAGGGATTTACGCGTCTGGCCGAAGAGTTACAGACCGCTCGGGACGCTCACAAGACGCCCAGCGCTCAACTGGAAGCGATTGCGAAAGCATACTGGGAGTTTGCGCTCAAGAATAGAGAGTATTATCAGTTGATGTTTGGACTGGGCATACCGGCCTGCGAAACCGTAAACCGAGTTGCTGAAGTAAAACAGTATAGTGATGTAATCTTATCGGTCATACAGAAGGCTGTCGCCGAAAGTAACCAGCCAGAGGTCGATTTTTTTCTAAAGTTTCATACGTACTGTTCCATTCTGCACGGACTGGTATCCATTCAGATGGTCGGTAAAGAAAGCACAATTGATCCTGTGCAGGAACTGGTGCTTCAGGATGCCATACGTGGTTTTATTAAAGCCCTCGGCTAA
- a CDS encoding YceI family protein: protein MTTEAAVKWAVDPTHSEVQFKVKHLVISTVTGSFNQFSGSATTTNDDDFDDAEIHFSLDVSSIDTNQEMRDTHLKSADFFDVANYPYITFQSTSFKKAKGDLYKLTGNLTMHGVTKEVTVNAEFGGSAKDGYGQTKIGFEITGVVNRKEFGLTYHALTETGGLALGEDIKLIANIQLTKQA from the coding sequence ATGACAACAGAAGCAGCGGTTAAATGGGCAGTAGACCCAACCCACTCCGAAGTACAGTTCAAAGTAAAACACCTAGTTATCTCGACCGTAACGGGTTCCTTCAATCAGTTCAGCGGTTCGGCAACGACCACTAACGACGACGATTTTGACGATGCAGAAATCCATTTTTCTCTGGACGTAAGCAGCATCGATACCAACCAGGAAATGCGCGATACACACCTGAAATCAGCCGATTTCTTTGACGTAGCGAACTATCCGTACATTACGTTTCAGTCGACCTCGTTTAAAAAAGCGAAAGGGGATCTGTATAAATTAACCGGAAACCTGACAATGCACGGCGTAACGAAAGAAGTTACGGTTAACGCTGAGTTCGGCGGATCGGCGAAAGACGGTTACGGACAAACCAAAATCGGTTTCGAAATTACGGGCGTTGTGAACCGGAAAGAGTTCGGTCTAACCTATCATGCGCTGACCGAAACCGGTGGCCTTGCCCTGGGCGAAGACATTAAACTGATTGCCAACATTCAGTTGACCAAACAGGCGTAA
- the priA gene encoding primosomal protein N', with protein MVDQLKIGARVIVPFGKNNGRVLTAIIARLHNSPPTNYQARYITEILDEYPLVTGYQLELFRWMAEYYMCCVGDVMNVALPSGLKISSQSKVQFNPDFDYPELLTELEETLLAELKKQPALTYDELARLAGAGTNVPALIKSLVGKKAVIVFEEVREKYVPKMVRKIRLNRNYEEWEQLLVLLQRLEKLPKQQEVVMRYLSHVPMQRNPELNQRGLDKTILNQDDELSQSSLTTLIKNQVFETFEIIQPRFSDNEAPQAEIKLTEAQRTASDQIMAQFEQQNVVLLHGITGSGKTEVYINLIQQALGSGSQVLYLLPEIALTTQIVVRLQRVFGDKMGIYHSKFSDNERVEVWKGVVSGQYQFVVGVRSAVFLPFDNLGLIIVDEEHETSYKQHDPAPRYHARDVAIMLAHWQQAKVLLGSATPSIETYYQAKQGRYGLVELFKRFGDATLPQILLVDTKQEKRQKTMKNEFSSVLLDALGQNLERKEQSILFQNRRGYSPYMQCEDCDWTAECPNCAVSLTYHQRDAELRCHYCGHKENVPRFCPICGSTKVKTIGFGTEKLEDQLQITFPESRILRMDLDTTRAKNAYQQIIQEFESGSVDMLVGTQMITKGLDFDNVSLVGIFDADRLIHFPDFRATERSFQMLTQVSGRAGRRAGRQGTVLIQTANPQQSILQKIIENDYKGLYTEEIQERQDFNYPPFCRLIKLTVRHTDKAISQRAADRLAAELIDTLGSSRVLGPEEPLVERIRNQFLFDILIKLEREKVNIKAVKAFIRERINDILIDKGLRQVNIVADVDCL; from the coding sequence ATGGTCGATCAATTGAAAATCGGCGCCCGCGTGATTGTACCTTTTGGGAAAAACAACGGGCGCGTACTGACGGCCATTATAGCCCGGCTTCACAACTCCCCGCCTACTAATTACCAGGCACGTTATATCACCGAGATCCTGGACGAATACCCGCTCGTAACGGGCTACCAGCTGGAGCTGTTCCGCTGGATGGCGGAGTATTATATGTGCTGCGTGGGCGATGTTATGAACGTAGCACTGCCATCCGGCCTGAAAATTTCGAGTCAGTCGAAAGTGCAGTTCAATCCCGATTTTGACTATCCTGAACTGCTCACCGAGCTTGAAGAAACACTCCTGGCCGAACTCAAAAAACAACCAGCTCTCACCTACGACGAACTGGCCCGGCTGGCGGGAGCAGGCACCAACGTACCAGCCTTAATCAAATCGCTGGTAGGAAAAAAAGCGGTGATCGTGTTCGAGGAAGTGCGGGAGAAATATGTACCGAAAATGGTACGCAAGATCCGGCTTAACCGGAACTATGAAGAATGGGAACAACTACTCGTGCTGCTGCAACGGCTCGAAAAACTGCCCAAGCAGCAGGAAGTTGTTATGCGGTATCTCAGTCACGTACCCATGCAGCGTAACCCGGAATTGAACCAGCGGGGGCTGGACAAAACCATTCTGAATCAGGATGATGAACTGTCGCAGTCGTCCCTGACTACGCTGATTAAAAACCAGGTTTTTGAAACGTTTGAGATCATCCAGCCCCGCTTTTCGGACAACGAAGCGCCCCAGGCAGAAATCAAATTAACCGAGGCCCAACGGACTGCATCAGACCAGATTATGGCGCAGTTTGAGCAGCAGAACGTTGTGCTGTTACATGGCATTACGGGCAGCGGAAAAACCGAAGTCTATATCAACCTGATCCAGCAGGCACTGGGTAGTGGCTCGCAGGTGTTGTACTTACTCCCCGAAATTGCCCTGACAACCCAGATCGTCGTTCGACTCCAGCGCGTATTTGGCGATAAGATGGGCATTTACCATTCCAAGTTTTCGGATAATGAACGAGTCGAAGTCTGGAAAGGCGTTGTGTCGGGCCAATATCAGTTTGTAGTGGGCGTGCGCTCGGCAGTGTTCCTCCCCTTCGACAACCTCGGCCTGATCATCGTGGACGAAGAGCACGAAACCAGCTATAAACAGCACGATCCCGCTCCGCGCTACCACGCCCGCGACGTGGCCATCATGCTGGCGCACTGGCAGCAGGCCAAAGTACTGCTGGGCTCGGCCACGCCCTCCATCGAAACGTATTACCAGGCTAAACAGGGACGCTACGGGCTGGTGGAGCTGTTTAAACGCTTCGGCGACGCAACGCTTCCCCAAATTCTACTGGTCGACACCAAGCAGGAGAAACGGCAGAAAACCATGAAGAATGAGTTTTCGTCGGTGCTGCTCGATGCGCTGGGCCAGAATCTGGAGCGTAAAGAGCAAAGTATTCTGTTTCAAAATCGGCGGGGCTACTCGCCCTATATGCAGTGCGAAGACTGCGACTGGACGGCAGAATGCCCGAACTGCGCCGTGAGCCTGACGTATCACCAGCGCGACGCCGAACTACGCTGCCACTACTGCGGCCACAAGGAAAACGTGCCCCGGTTCTGCCCGATCTGTGGGTCAACCAAAGTAAAAACCATAGGTTTTGGCACCGAGAAGCTGGAAGATCAGCTCCAGATTACGTTTCCCGAATCGCGAATCCTGCGCATGGACCTGGATACTACCCGCGCCAAGAACGCGTATCAGCAGATTATCCAGGAATTTGAAAGCGGGAGTGTCGATATGCTCGTCGGCACGCAGATGATCACAAAAGGGCTCGACTTCGACAACGTCAGTTTAGTGGGTATTTTCGACGCGGATCGGCTCATTCACTTCCCCGATTTCCGGGCGACAGAGCGCTCCTTTCAGATGCTGACCCAGGTGAGTGGCCGGGCCGGGCGTCGGGCCGGCCGCCAGGGGACGGTACTGATTCAGACCGCTAATCCCCAGCAGTCGATCCTGCAGAAGATCATCGAAAACGACTATAAAGGCCTGTACACCGAGGAGATTCAGGAGCGGCAGGATTTTAATTACCCGCCCTTCTGCCGCCTGATAAAACTCACCGTTCGGCATACGGACAAGGCCATCAGCCAGCGGGCCGCCGATCGACTGGCCGCCGAATTAATCGATACGCTCGGTAGTAGCCGCGTCTTGGGACCGGAGGAACCCCTGGTAGAGCGTATCCGGAATCAGTTCCTGTTCGATATTCTAATCAAACTGGAGCGCGAGAAAGTCAATATCAAAGCCGTCAAAGCGTTCATTCGGGAACGTATTAACGACATTCTGATTGACAAGGGACTCCGACAGGTAAACATCGTGGCCGACGTTGACTGCCTGTAA
- a CDS encoding YpdA family putative bacillithiol disulfide reductase — MQIFDVIIVGGGPCGLAAGIEAAKSGLSHLILEMGSLTESIRQYPRRMRFFSTAENIEIGGLPFAISDVKAGRNEALQYYRKAAAYYNLNFKLFQEVWDVVKDDDLFTVTTKLGDQYHARKVIMATGYFTRPRWLNVPGETLPHVTHYYDEPFKYSFTNVVIVGASNSAVEAALELYRHDVNVTIVHRGEDFRSTVKYWLVPDVKNRVKEGRIKTVFDSSVTEINEQYVTVMNQKTGEESQLPADFVLVLTGYIPNADLLRRCGIDLNPDTQVPVYDKETFETNVPGLYVCGTVLAGIYTEKVFIENGREHAQSIIDHIMGREVHKVAELIQRI, encoded by the coding sequence ATGCAGATATTCGACGTAATCATCGTTGGCGGTGGCCCCTGCGGGCTCGCGGCTGGTATCGAAGCGGCCAAATCGGGCCTGAGCCATCTCATTCTGGAAATGGGCAGCCTGACGGAATCGATCCGGCAGTATCCCCGCCGGATGCGCTTTTTCTCGACAGCCGAAAATATTGAAATCGGTGGACTCCCCTTCGCTATCTCCGACGTAAAAGCGGGACGTAACGAAGCGTTGCAATACTACCGCAAAGCGGCTGCTTACTATAACCTGAATTTTAAACTGTTTCAGGAAGTATGGGACGTCGTGAAAGACGACGATCTGTTTACGGTTACGACTAAACTTGGTGACCAGTACCATGCTCGAAAAGTGATTATGGCAACGGGCTATTTCACCCGACCCCGCTGGCTGAATGTGCCCGGCGAGACCCTGCCGCACGTAACGCATTATTACGACGAACCCTTCAAGTATTCGTTCACCAACGTCGTGATCGTGGGCGCGTCGAACTCCGCCGTCGAAGCTGCGCTGGAACTGTACCGGCACGATGTGAACGTAACGATTGTGCACCGGGGCGAAGATTTCCGTAGTACGGTCAAATACTGGCTGGTCCCCGACGTGAAAAACCGGGTGAAGGAAGGGCGTATTAAAACGGTATTCGATTCGAGCGTGACGGAAATCAATGAGCAGTACGTAACGGTCATGAATCAGAAAACCGGTGAAGAAAGTCAACTCCCTGCCGATTTCGTGCTGGTGCTGACGGGATACATACCCAATGCCGATCTGCTGCGTCGTTGCGGCATCGACCTCAACCCCGATACGCAGGTGCCAGTCTACGATAAAGAGACATTTGAGACAAACGTACCGGGCCTGTACGTCTGTGGAACGGTGCTGGCGGGTATTTACACGGAAAAAGTGTTCATCGAAAACGGCCGCGAACACGCACAATCCATCATCGACCACATTATGGGACGGGAGGTACATAAAGTAGCCGAGCTGATCCAGCGGATTTAA